The Clostridiales bacterium genome segment CCAATAGATCAGCATATAAAAGGATTTGAGGCCTTGGGTGCTAGAGTATGTTTTGAGGGGGATGTTATAAGTGTTGAAGCTGATCGTTTAGTTGGAACACAAATTTTCTTGGACGTAGTTAGCGTTGGAGCGACGATTAATATAATGCTTTCGGCCGTTTGTGCAGAAGGTACGACAATAATAGAGAATGCAGCAAAGGAGCTGCATGTGGTTGATGTAGCAAACTTTTTGAATGTAATGGGCGCGGATATAAAAGGTGCTGGGACAGATAGAATAAAAATAAAGGGAGTAAAAAGACTTGTTGGTAACGCTACACATAGTATAATTCCAGATATGATAGAAGCTGGTACATATATGTTGGCGAGTGCAATAACTAAAGGAGATGTTGTGGTACGTAATATAATACCAAAGCATCTAGAGCCATTGACAGCGAAACTTACAGAGATGAATGTTGATATGGAGGAAGGTATAGACTACATAAGAATAAAAGGACGGGATGAAGTAAATCCGGTTAACATAAAGACTAGTCCATATCCAGGATTTCCCACAGATTTACATCCGCAGATGAGTGTGTTTTTAACATGTGCGAATGGTAAAAGTAAGATAACAGAAGGGATATGGGAGCTTAGGTTTCAGTACGTAGATGAGTTAAAGAAGATGGGAGCGTATATAAATTTAGAGAATAGGACAGCGACCATAAAAGGCGGAAATAAATTACATGGCGAGAAAGTTTTTGCAAGTGATTTAAGAGCGGGAGCAGCGTTGGTGTTAGCGGGATTAATAGCTGATGGGGTTACTGAGGTTTACAATGTTAACTATATAGACCGAGGATATGAGAGACTGGAGGAGAAGTTAGTTAATCTAGGTGCTAAGATAAAGAGGGTATTAGACTAAATCAAAAAAGGCGGTAGACATGGCGGAATTTTGTAGTTTGTACAGCGGAAGTAAAGGGAATGTACTTTTTTTATAAAGGATAAAAACACGAGAATATTAATAGATGCAGGTATGAGCACAAAAAGGATTGTAGCTGCGTTAAATGAGATAGGGGAAGACCCCAAGGATATTGATGCTATATTGATTTCACATGAGCATAAAGACCATATACAGGGGATAAAAGTATTTTTCAATAAATATGGAGTCCCCGTGTATGCGAATGAGAAAACATGGGAGAAGATAGCGAAATTTACAGAAGATGTGATACCCGATAGCGAGAAAAAGTATTTTTGTACATCGGAGGAGTTCCGCATAGGAGATATAACAGTGCGTCCGTTTGCAACATCGCATGATGCAGCTGAACCGGTAGGGTTTAATTTTTTTGCAGGAGACAAAAAGATTACAACGGCAACTGATTTAGGGTGTATGGATCGTGATATAGTTGATGCGCTGGATGATTCGGACTTTATTTTTCTAGAATCCAATCATGATAGAAACATGCTTAAGGTGGGACCGTATCCATGGCCACTAAAGAAGAGAATAGCAAGTAAGCTCGGACATTTGCCTAATGACGTAGCGGCAAGGGCGGTGGCATTTTTCGCGTCAAGAGGAACTGATATGTTTATGATGGGGCATCTTAGTCAGAACAACAATTTTCCTGAGCTTGTGTATCAAAGTGTTAAAAATGAAGTAGAGGGAAAAGGTATATTAATGTCGAATATAGATTTTTTTGTAGCAAGTCAAGATGTTATAAGTGATATTAAGCATATATGAGGTTATAATAGAGAGGGAGACAATGAGAGTAACGATTGTGTGTGTAGGAAAAGTGAAGGAGAAGTATCTAAAGGATGCAATAGAGGAATATATAAAAAGGATTTCTAGATTTTGCAAAGTGGATATAGTGGGAGTACCAGATAGAGAAATACCAGAGAGAAGCAACGACAGTGTAGGTACTAAGATAAAGGAACAAGAGGGTCAGGATATATTGAAGAAGATCAAGCCGGGGAGTACGGTTATTGCGTTAGATATAAAGGGGAAAATGCTTGATTCGTATGAGCTTGCGACAAAGCTTAGCGATTATTTTATATCAGGTAGTTCACATATAAATTTTGTCATAGGAGGATCGCTAGGTCTAAGCGGAGAGGTACTAAATAGAGCAGATTTTAGATTGT includes the following:
- a CDS encoding UDP-N-acetylglucosamine 1-carboxyvinyltransferase, giving the protein MERIIIKGGTPLKGEVVVSGAKNAAVAILPAALMIDGVCEIDNVPDIKDIRILKGIMKDLGAEITRDEKNEVCFDCRHIKSFEAISNEVSKLRASYYFLGAMLGRFKKAKVSFPGGCDFGTRPIDQHIKGFEALGARVCFEGDVISVEADRLVGTQIFLDVVSVGATINIMLSAVCAEGTTIIENAAKELHVVDVANFLNVMGADIKGAGTDRIKIKGVKRLVGNATHSIIPDMIEAGTYMLASAITKGDVVVRNIIPKHLEPLTAKLTEMNVDMEEGIDYIRIKGRDEVNPVNIKTSPYPGFPTDLHPQMSVFLTCANGKSKITEGIWELRFQYVDELKKMGAYINLENRTATIKGGNKLHGEKVFASDLRAGAALVLAGLIADGVTEVYNVNYIDRGYERLEEKLVNLGAKIKRVLD
- the rlmH gene encoding 23S rRNA (pseudouridine(1915)-N(3))-methyltransferase RlmH, giving the protein MRVTIVCVGKVKEKYLKDAIEEYIKRISRFCKVDIVGVPDREIPERSNDSVGTKIKEQEGQDILKKIKPGSTVIALDIKGKMLDSYELATKLSDYFISGSSHINFVIGGSLGLSGEVLNRADFRLSFSKMTFPHQLMRVILLEQVYRSFKILNNETYHK